In the Salvia miltiorrhiza cultivar Shanhuang (shh) chromosome 8, IMPLAD_Smil_shh, whole genome shotgun sequence genome, ATGACTTCTCTTCTTTTGACAAGGAAAAGGTACTCAAACTTCCAACTTTTTATCCCTCTGAATTTTCAAGCATTGATTTGATGGCTCTTGAATGCCAACTTGATATATTTATGGAGGACATGAAAAGAGATGTTGGGTTTCAAAATTTACAAGATGTTGGTTCTCTTTTGATGAAGCTTGTTGAAACTAAGAGACATGTGACTTATCCTCTAATATTTTTGCTCATCAAGTTGGTGTTGATTATTCCTGTTGCTACTGCAAGTGTAGAGAGAGCATTTTCTGGAATGACGTATGTCAAGAATAGGCTACGAAATAGCATGGGTGATCAAGTTCTAAATGATTGATTGGTTACTTTCATTGAGAAAGATATGTTTCTACAAGTTTCCGATGACGAGGTTGTGAAACGCTTTGAAGAAATGAAGACTCGTCGAAAGATAAATTAGATAGTTATGtaattttcttttgtatttttaacAATATTTTGGAATGTAATGTTTTTAACATTAAATATCTTTTACTTTTAtgcttatgaaaaaaaaatttgcacCCCCAATTTTAAAATCCTGGATTCGCCACTGGCGAGCTTCCCCAATTCTTCAACTTTTAATTTCAGTGGTCACAAAAACTATCCCAAGAATGAGGTCGAACCACGCCGCCATGTTTCTCGGTAGAATTTTCTCGAATTCTTCATCTAAATTCTCCACTTTTGCCATCGCCTCTCCACATTATCAATCATTTCTTCTACccatttttcattttgataaTGCCAGTTGCCAAATGAGGAGACACTTCTCCGCCTATCATAGATTCGATTTTGAATCTATACGTGAGCCCAATGATGCCGTCGCTCTATTTCGGGATATGATGAGAACAAAGCCGCTTCCTTCTATTACTGTTTTCACGAAATTGCTGAGTACTGTGGTGAAGCTGAAACAATACTCTGCTGCACTTCATCTGTTTGACGAAATGCTTCAAAGGGATGCTCCCGTAAATCACTACACGTTGAGTATTGCGATAGATGGCTGTGGCCGATTGAAGAGACCCGATTTTGGGTTTGCAATCTTAGGCATTTTTTTCAAGCGTGGGTTTGAGCCTACTGTGGTAACCTTCAACATTCTCGTGAAGGGCCTTCTGTTTGTTGAAAGGATCCCAAAGGCAGCTAAATTGTTGGGGAAGCTGTCGGCCTACCAACTCTGCGAGCCCGATGAGTATATGTATCGTACTATAATTCATGGGTTATGCAAAGCTGGAGATCTTCTACAGGTGATTGATTTGCTCTGCTCATtggaaaaaggaaaagggaGCTGCAAACCCAATGTCTATGCTTACAACATAGTCATTGATGGTCTATGCAAGGACGGAAAGGTGAATGATGCTCTCCAACTCTTCGCCACTTTGGATGACATATAATTCAATAATTGAGGGGTTATGCAGTATGAGAAGAATGGACGAGGCTGAAGACATGTTAAAGAAGATGATAACTGATGTGGTCTGCCCAGATGCGGTGACGTGTAATGTCTTTGTGGATGCTTGGTGCAAAGATGGAAAGGTGGAAGAGGCTGAGCATATGTTGGTATCTATGAAGGAGATTGATGTTCAACCCGACATTGTCACTTATAATTTTCTAACTGGCATTAATTCTGGAATCAAGGCTAATATCATAAGCTACAATACCTTGATGAACGGGTATTGCAAAATGGGGCAAGTCGATGAAGTTTCACGTCTTTTTACCTTAATTCCCGCTAAAAGGTTAAACCGCGATGTGATTTCTTATAACATAATGCTAGAGGCCTTATTTCATGAAGGCAAATGTGAAGACGGCTTGAAGCTGTTTAAAGAGATGGAAGCTCTACAAGTGTCTCCGGATATATGGACTTATAATGTTTTGTTGGATGGTTTGTGCGGAGCTCATCGTATTGCTGAAGCATTTTCGGTATTGCACACCATGGAAGATAAAGGCATCATTCCACACATAATAACACACAATATTCTCATTGAGGGATTGTGCAATGACAACCAAGTCAAAGAAGCGAAAGATCTGTTCGACAAGCTTCCATCCAAAGGTTTGCAGCCTGATGTCATAACATATAATATCCTCATTGGTACACTTTGCAAAGAAGGGCAGATAAAGGAGGCTAAATATCTGTTCCACGTGCTCCTATCAACGGGtgcaacaaattttttttttctaaggtAGGcggtgcattgcacgcgcctaCCTAAAATACCGTCTGAGCCCGAAGCGCGGAGGAGGGGCGGGTTGCAAGCCGCAGGCTCAGCAATGGGGGGGAGGGCTCGAGCCCACAAACGAGCCCCCCATTGCTGATGCTCTAAGTTTGAAAGAATTGGAGCTAAGTTCAACcacaaaaaaatacatacatttgTATATAAATTCATGAACTTAACACGTATTtagcttatatatatatgatcctGAGCTTGAAGCTTAAATTTTATTggtttattcattttttattttaatagaacATATCTTTCTTTAATTAATCTCATAGTACTTCACAGGCTCAAACATAATTTGTTTAagtttgtaaattatttatttgcagTATTAATTTGAGCCAAACTCGAAATTAATTATGAAAAGTCATAATCATATTTTAGAGGAGCTAAATGTGATTGCAAAAAATTATCCGAAAAATCCAacacaaaataacaaaaaaattcttaagaatttattaaattgataGGAAATTGAAATGCGTTTTCCTCTCTTCAAATGCGATTACTCTTTGAACGGCTGAGATTGGCTCAAATATAACCAGAAATACTTTACCCTTCTTCCCCAGCTAGCACTTCCAATTCCCCAAATCTCGTTTTTCACCTTTCTTCTCACAAAACCCTATCTCTCCTTCTTCAACAGCGAC is a window encoding:
- the LOC130998795 gene encoding putative pentatricopeptide repeat-containing protein At1g12700, mitochondrial, which codes for MRSNHAAMFLGRIFSNSSSKFSTFAIASPHYQSFLLPIFHFDNASCQMRRHFSAYHRFDFESIREPNDAVALFRDMMRTKPLPSITVFTKLLSTVVKLKQYSAALHLFDEMLQRDAPVNHYTLSIAIDGCGRLKRPDFGFAILGIFFKRGFEPTVVTFNILVKGLLFVERIPKAAKLLGKLSAYQLCEPDEYMYRTIIHGLCKAGDLLQVIDLLCSLEKGKGSCKPNVYAYNIVIDGLCKDGKVNDALQLFATLDDI
- the LOC130998796 gene encoding pentatricopeptide repeat-containing protein At3g22470, mitochondrial-like, translating into MDEAEDMLKKMITDVVCPDAVTCNVFVDAWCKDGKVEEAEHMLVSMKEIDVQPDIVTYNFLTGINSGIKANIISYNTLMNGYCKMGQVDEVSRLFTLIPAKRLNRDVISYNIMLEALFHEGKCEDGLKLFKEMEALQVSPDIWTYNVLLDGLCGAHRIAEAFSVLHTMEDKGIIPHIITHNILIEGLCNDNQVKEAKDLFDKLPSKGLQPDVITYNILIGTLCKEGQIKEAKYLFHVLLSTGATNFFFLR